From Deinococcus sp. KSM4-11, a single genomic window includes:
- a CDS encoding Y-family DNA polymerase, with protein MPPAAHVACVLLAPWSLTLLERGHVGLPVAVLNEAGRVLHVNVLARLGGVDVGMKEAAALSRCPELHAEVVSAPTAQAAWNELLETLYARYSDRVEGREPGIAYVALSVSGARELAAALHAPVGYAASLEVAHLAALRAKPGEVREMSSAAGGKAEDAFLALTPLDHLNILGLSPGHLERLRFLGLRGLADLLKWSAAQREAFLGVDAARTLQRFLKGQRTTTVARYVPGQVIETSLSTDQPLVEPGETAAVLAELIPVVWAELRGRTCAYLTLHADTVGGRLSISRRLKWPVDGAGLERLAVQGLETTDALALGIERITVQLSGLALPARMVGLWAGVAELQVTTDVLKRFPDALVKVHWLDPWAYVADARYEWVDWLTGEVRPTPLTPPRPAPMSLARRHENAVNRVIAFFEGASP; from the coding sequence GTGCCGCCCGCCGCCCACGTCGCCTGTGTCCTGCTCGCGCCGTGGAGCCTCACCCTCCTCGAGCGCGGGCATGTGGGGCTGCCCGTGGCGGTGCTGAACGAGGCGGGGCGGGTGCTGCACGTGAACGTGCTGGCCAGACTGGGCGGGGTGGACGTCGGGATGAAGGAGGCGGCGGCCCTGTCGCGGTGCCCGGAGTTGCACGCCGAGGTGGTGAGTGCTCCGACGGCTCAGGCGGCATGGAACGAACTGCTGGAGACGCTCTACGCGCGGTATTCGGATCGGGTCGAGGGTCGGGAGCCCGGGATCGCGTATGTGGCGCTGAGTGTGTCTGGAGCACGGGAGCTTGCGGCAGCCCTGCACGCGCCGGTCGGGTATGCGGCCAGCCTGGAAGTCGCGCACCTCGCTGCCTTACGGGCCAAGCCCGGCGAGGTGCGGGAGATGAGCAGTGCTGCGGGCGGGAAAGCCGAGGACGCCTTCCTGGCCCTGACGCCCTTGGATCACTTGAACATCCTTGGACTCAGCCCAGGGCACCTTGAGCGGCTGCGCTTCCTGGGGCTCAGGGGGCTGGCCGACCTCCTGAAGTGGAGCGCCGCCCAGCGCGAGGCCTTCCTCGGCGTGGACGCGGCGAGAACCCTCCAGCGCTTCCTGAAGGGCCAGCGCACCACGACCGTCGCCAGGTATGTTCCTGGACAGGTCATCGAAACGAGCCTAAGCACCGATCAGCCGCTGGTAGAACCGGGCGAGACCGCAGCTGTTCTGGCGGAACTCATTCCCGTGGTGTGGGCCGAACTGCGTGGCCGCACCTGCGCCTACCTCACCCTGCACGCCGACACCGTGGGTGGGCGGCTGAGCATCAGTCGACGGCTGAAGTGGCCGGTCGATGGCGCCGGCTTGGAGCGGCTGGCCGTACAGGGTCTGGAGACCACCGATGCGCTCGCACTCGGCATCGAGCGCATCACCGTGCAGCTCAGCGGCCTCGCGCTGCCGGCGCGGATGGTGGGCCTGTGGGCTGGAGTGGCAGAACTGCAGGTCACAACGGACGTCCTGAAGCGCTTCCCCGACGCGCTGGTGAAGGTGCACTGGCTCGATCCGTGGGCGTACGTCGCGGATGCCCGGTATGAGTGGGTGGACTGGCTCACGGGAGAGGTACGGCCCACGCCGCTGACGCCGCCGAGACCGGCGCCAATGAGCCTGGCACGCCGTCACGAGAACGCCGTCAACCGCGTGATCGCCTTCTTCGAGGGGGCCTCACCGTGA